From the Quercus lobata isolate SW786 chromosome 6, ValleyOak3.0 Primary Assembly, whole genome shotgun sequence genome, one window contains:
- the LOC115949828 gene encoding uncharacterized protein LOC115949828, with amino-acid sequence MYPDLFKGLALKNEDLSNYDTPLVGFDGQMVVLEGHISLPVNMEEKEVMVTFIVVSSFSLYMAIFGRPWIHAMGAIPSTLDVKVKFHTKHGIATVRGNQQVARQCLVVAVNWEIKQKDSSKDVPL; translated from the coding sequence ATGTATCCCGACCTGTTTAAAGGGCTAGCTCTAAAGAATGAAGATTTATCTAACTATGATACACCATTAGTGGGATTCGATGGTCAAATGGTGGTCCTTGAGGGGCATATCTCACTTCCTGTAAACATGGAAGAGAAAGAGGTGATGGTGACTTTCATAGTGGTTAGCTCATTTTCACTGTATATGGCTATTTTCGGTAGGCCATGGATTCATGCAATGGGAGCAATCCCGTCCACTTTGGATGTTAAGGTCAAGTTCCACACTAAGCATGGTATTGCAACGGTGAGGGGAAATCAACAAGTAGCAAGACAGTGCTTGGTGGTGGCTGTAAACTGGGAAATAAAGCAAAAAGATTCCTCCAAGGATGTCCCTTTATAG